A window from Pseudomonas alloputida encodes these proteins:
- a CDS encoding patatin-like phospholipase family protein, which translates to MAPPPVTGLILSGGGARAAYQVGVLAGIAELLPAGADNPFPVIVGTSAGAINAVTLASGAVHFNDAVQRLTAFWQNFRSHLVIRSDWPGVVRQASRFVGHSLLGLGGQAPVALLDSSPLRSLLQTHLNLDGIGHALAAEQLRAVAVTAFGYESGQAVTFYQGRGTIEAWLRHRRIGVPAPLTIDHLLASAAIPLLFAPVQLGGEYYGDGAVRQSAPISPALHLGASRVLVVGVSGNPQRPAPPVPPQRVFSGQQPSLAQIGGHMLNSTFIDSLEGDIELLQRLNHLSGLLPAHLDARRLGLAPIDVLVVAPSQPLDEIAARHRRELPAALRLFLRGPGATRTSGAGVLSYLLFEASYCSELIELGRKDALAKKRELCEFLGI; encoded by the coding sequence ATGGCACCACCCCCGGTAACCGGTCTCATCCTGTCTGGCGGCGGCGCCCGCGCCGCCTACCAGGTCGGTGTGCTGGCGGGCATCGCCGAGTTGCTGCCCGCCGGCGCGGACAACCCTTTTCCGGTCATCGTCGGCACCTCCGCCGGGGCCATCAACGCCGTCACCCTGGCCAGTGGTGCGGTGCACTTCAATGACGCCGTGCAGCGGCTCACTGCCTTCTGGCAGAATTTCCGCAGCCATCTGGTCATCCGCAGCGACTGGCCCGGGGTCGTGCGCCAGGCCAGCCGTTTCGTTGGCCACAGCCTGCTGGGGCTGGGTGGCCAGGCCCCCGTGGCGTTGCTCGACAGCAGCCCGTTGCGCAGCCTGCTGCAAACGCACCTGAACCTGGATGGCATCGGCCACGCCTTGGCCGCCGAGCAACTGCGCGCCGTGGCGGTGACCGCCTTTGGCTACGAGTCTGGTCAGGCGGTGACCTTCTACCAGGGCCGCGGCACCATCGAGGCCTGGCTGCGCCACCGGCGTATCGGCGTACCCGCACCGTTGACCATCGACCACCTGCTGGCCAGTGCGGCGATCCCGCTGCTGTTCGCCCCGGTGCAACTGGGCGGCGAGTATTACGGCGACGGTGCAGTGCGCCAGTCGGCGCCGATCAGCCCGGCCTTGCACCTGGGCGCCAGCCGGGTGCTGGTGGTCGGGGTCAGCGGAAACCCGCAGCGGCCAGCGCCACCTGTACCGCCCCAGCGTGTGTTCAGCGGGCAGCAGCCGAGCCTGGCGCAGATCGGCGGGCACATGCTCAACAGTACGTTCATTGACAGCCTGGAAGGCGATATCGAACTGCTGCAGCGCCTCAACCACTTGAGCGGGCTGTTGCCGGCGCACCTGGATGCCCGGCGCCTGGGGCTGGCACCGATCGACGTGCTGGTGGTGGCGCCCAGCCAGCCGCTGGATGAGATTGCCGCTCGGCACCGGCGCGAGTTGCCGGCGGCGTTGCGCCTGTTTTTACGTGGGCCGGGGGCAACGCGCACCAGCGGGGCGGGGGTGTTGAGCTATTTGCTGTTTGAGGCCAGCTATTGCAGTGAACTGATCGAGTTGGGGCGCAAGGATGCCTTGGCCAAGAAGCGCGAGCTTTGCGAATTCCTGGGGATTTGA
- a CDS encoding MlaA family lipoprotein encodes MVEADPQVIGTAPLVPEADGFLDPLRELKFNPGLDQREFERSTLQALNVYDPLESINRRIYHFNYRLDQWVLLPLVNGYQYVTPSFVRTGVSNFFNNLGDVPNLFNSVLQLKAKRSAEITARLMFNTIIGVGGLWDPATSMGLPRQSEDFGQTLGFYGVPDGPYLMLPVLGPSNLRDTTGLVVDYAGEQAVNYLNVAEASTDHPEIFALRVVDKRYTTKFRYGQLNSPFEYEKVRYVYTQARKLQIAE; translated from the coding sequence GTGGTCGAGGCCGACCCGCAGGTGATCGGCACCGCGCCACTGGTGCCCGAAGCCGATGGCTTCCTCGACCCGCTGCGTGAGCTGAAATTCAACCCGGGGCTGGACCAGCGCGAGTTCGAGCGCTCAACCCTGCAGGCGCTGAACGTGTACGACCCGCTGGAGTCGATCAACCGGCGCATCTACCACTTCAACTACCGATTGGACCAATGGGTGCTGCTGCCGCTGGTGAATGGCTATCAGTATGTCACCCCAAGCTTCGTGCGCACGGGGGTGAGCAACTTCTTCAACAACCTTGGCGATGTGCCGAACCTGTTCAACAGCGTGTTGCAGCTCAAAGCCAAGCGCTCGGCAGAAATCACCGCGCGACTGATGTTCAACACGATCATCGGCGTGGGTGGGCTGTGGGACCCGGCGACCAGCATGGGCCTGCCGCGCCAGAGCGAGGACTTTGGCCAGACCCTGGGCTTCTATGGCGTGCCGGATGGGCCGTACCTGATGCTGCCGGTGCTAGGCCCATCGAACCTGCGCGATACCACCGGGCTGGTGGTGGACTATGCGGGAGAGCAGGCGGTCAACTACCTGAACGTGGCCGAAGCCAGCACCGATCACCCGGAAATCTTCGCCCTGCGTGTGGTGGACAAGCGCTATACGACCAAATTCCGCTATGGCCAGCTGAATTCGCCGTTCGAGTATGAAAAGGTGCGGTATGTGTATACCCAGGCGCGCAAGTTGCAGATAGCCGAGTAA
- a CDS encoding lipid A biosynthesis lauroyl acyltransferase has translation MERPRFRPYFLHPKFWGLWLGLGLLWLVVQLPYRVLLKIGAALGAVMYRFAGERRRIAARNLELCFPELSVDERQRLLKANFASTGIAFFEMAMSWWWPKARLARLAHIEGLEHLQAAQQAGQGAILMAVHFTTLEIGAALLGQQHTIDGMYREHGNALFDFIQRSGRERHNLDSLAVEREDVRGMLKLLRSGRAIWYAPDQDYGAKQSIFVPLFGIPAATVTATTKFARLGKAQVIPFTQKRLEDGSGYRLVIHPPLTDFPGESEEADCLRINQWVESVLRECPEQYLWAHRRFKSRPEGSPRLYDKKKR, from the coding sequence ATGGAACGCCCGCGTTTTCGTCCCTATTTCCTTCACCCCAAGTTCTGGGGCCTGTGGCTGGGCCTGGGCCTGCTGTGGTTGGTGGTCCAGTTGCCGTACCGGGTGCTGCTGAAGATCGGTGCCGCGCTGGGCGCCGTCATGTATCGCTTTGCCGGTGAACGTCGGCGCATCGCCGCGCGCAACCTGGAGCTGTGCTTCCCGGAGCTGTCGGTCGACGAACGGCAGCGTTTGCTCAAGGCCAACTTCGCCTCTACCGGCATCGCCTTCTTCGAAATGGCCATGAGCTGGTGGTGGCCCAAGGCCAGGCTGGCGCGCCTGGCCCATATCGAGGGCCTTGAGCACCTGCAGGCCGCCCAGCAGGCGGGGCAGGGCGCGATCCTCATGGCGGTGCACTTCACTACCCTGGAAATCGGCGCCGCGCTGCTCGGCCAGCAGCACACCATCGACGGCATGTACCGCGAACACGGCAATGCACTGTTCGACTTCATCCAGCGCAGCGGCCGCGAGCGTCACAACCTTGATTCGCTGGCGGTGGAGCGCGAGGACGTGCGTGGCATGCTCAAGCTGCTGCGTTCGGGCCGGGCGATCTGGTACGCACCGGACCAGGACTACGGCGCCAAGCAGAGCATCTTCGTACCGTTGTTTGGCATCCCCGCGGCGACGGTGACCGCTACCACCAAGTTCGCCCGGTTGGGGAAGGCGCAGGTGATTCCGTTCACCCAAAAGCGGCTGGAGGATGGCAGCGGCTATCGGCTGGTCATCCACCCGCCGCTGACGGATTTCCCCGGGGAAAGCGAAGAGGCCGATTGCCTGCGCATCAACCAATGGGTCGAGAGCGTGTTGCGCGAGTGCCCCGAGCAGTACCTGTGGGCGCACCGCCGGTTCAAGTCGCGGCCCGAGGGTTCGCCGCGGCTGTATGACAAGAAGAAGCGCTGA
- the minC gene encoding septum site-determining protein MinC, which yields MQTMSPNHTPDTASVFQLKGSMLAITVLELARNDLEALDRQLAAKVAQAPNFFSNTPLVLALDKLPADEGAIDLPGLMRICRHHGLRTLAIRANRIEDIAAAIAIDLPVLPPSGARERPLEPEPEVVKKPEPAPAPPPPPEPEVRPTRIITSPVRGGQQIYAQGGDLVVTASVSPGAELLADGNIHVYGAMRGRALAGIKGNTKARIFCQQMTAEMVSIAGQYKVCEDLRRDPLWGTSVQVSLSGDVLNITRL from the coding sequence ATGCAGACCATGAGCCCAAACCACACACCCGACACCGCCTCCGTGTTCCAGCTCAAGGGCAGCATGCTCGCCATTACGGTACTGGAACTGGCGCGCAATGACCTTGAAGCCCTCGACCGCCAGTTGGCGGCCAAAGTCGCCCAGGCCCCGAACTTCTTCAGCAATACACCGCTGGTGCTGGCGCTGGACAAGCTGCCGGCCGACGAAGGGGCAATCGACCTGCCCGGCTTGATGCGGATCTGCCGACACCACGGCCTGCGTACCCTGGCCATCCGCGCCAACCGCATCGAGGACATCGCCGCCGCCATCGCCATCGACCTGCCGGTGCTGCCGCCCTCGGGGGCCCGCGAACGGCCGCTGGAGCCCGAGCCCGAGGTGGTCAAAAAGCCCGAACCGGCCCCGGCGCCACCACCGCCCCCCGAACCCGAGGTGCGCCCGACCCGCATCATTACTTCGCCAGTACGCGGTGGCCAACAGATCTATGCTCAGGGAGGTGATCTGGTTGTGACGGCTTCGGTCAGCCCAGGTGCGGAACTTCTGGCCGATGGCAACATCCATGTGTACGGCGCCATGCGCGGGCGCGCCCTGGCCGGCATCAAAGGCAACACCAAGGCGCGTATCTTCTGCCAGCAGATGACCGCCGAAATGGTCTCGATCGCCGGCCAGTACAAAGTCTGCGAAGACCTGCGCCGGGATCCGCTGTGGGGGACCAGCGTGCAAGTCAGCCTGTCTGGTGACGTGTTGAACATCACCCGTCTTTAA
- a CDS encoding serine/threonine protein kinase codes for MLRSLRLAALLGSLLMAVAASARDIDAASYGYPLTNPFEATIATTPPDKRPELPSDDEITQSDYSLNLRPEREFTLPDNFWAVKKLKYRLARQDHEAPLIFIIAGTGAPYSSSINEYLKKLFYQAGFHVVQLSSPTSYDFMSAASRFATPGISQEDAEDMYRVMQAVRAHHPRLPVSDFYLTGYSLGALDAAFVSHLDETRRSFNFKRVLLLNPPVNLYTSINNLDKLVQTQVKGIDRSTTFYELMLEKLTRYFQDKGYIDLNDALLYDFQQSRQHLSNEQMAMLIGTSFRFSAADIAFTSDLINRRGLIIPPKFPITEGSSLTPFFKRALQCDFDCYMTEQVIPMWRARTDGNSILQLVNQVSLYALEDYLRSSDKIAVMHNADDVILGPGDIGFLRKVFGERLTLYPHGGHCGNLNYRVNSDAMLEFFRG; via the coding sequence ATGCTTCGATCTTTGCGCCTCGCTGCCCTGCTCGGCAGCTTGCTCATGGCTGTGGCCGCTTCAGCGCGGGATATCGACGCTGCCAGCTATGGCTACCCTCTTACCAACCCGTTCGAGGCCACCATCGCCACCACGCCGCCGGACAAGCGCCCTGAGCTGCCCAGCGACGATGAAATCACTCAGTCCGACTACAGCCTGAACTTGCGCCCGGAGCGCGAGTTCACGTTGCCCGACAACTTCTGGGCAGTGAAGAAGCTCAAGTACCGCCTGGCCCGCCAGGATCACGAAGCGCCGCTGATCTTCATCATCGCCGGCACCGGCGCGCCCTACAGCAGCAGCATCAATGAATACCTGAAAAAGCTGTTCTACCAGGCCGGCTTCCACGTGGTGCAACTGTCATCGCCCACCAGCTATGACTTCATGAGTGCGGCCTCGCGCTTTGCTACCCCCGGCATCAGCCAGGAAGACGCCGAAGACATGTACCGGGTGATGCAGGCCGTGCGCGCCCATCATCCACGCCTGCCGGTCAGTGATTTCTACCTCACCGGTTACAGCCTGGGTGCGCTGGACGCCGCCTTCGTCAGCCACCTGGACGAAACCCGCCGCAGCTTCAACTTCAAGCGTGTGCTGCTGCTCAACCCACCGGTCAACCTCTACACCTCGATCAACAACCTCGACAAGCTGGTGCAGACCCAGGTCAAGGGCATCGACCGCAGCACCACGTTCTACGAGCTGATGCTGGAAAAACTCACCCGTTACTTCCAGGACAAGGGCTACATCGACCTGAACGACGCCCTGCTGTACGACTTCCAGCAGTCGCGCCAGCACCTGTCCAACGAACAGATGGCCATGCTGATCGGCACTTCGTTCCGCTTCTCGGCAGCGGACATCGCCTTCACTTCCGACCTGATCAACCGCCGCGGCCTGATCATTCCGCCGAAGTTCCCGATCACCGAAGGCAGCAGCCTCACGCCGTTCTTCAAGCGCGCCCTGCAGTGCGACTTCGACTGCTACATGACCGAACAGGTAATTCCGATGTGGCGCGCCCGCACCGACGGCAACAGCATCCTGCAGTTGGTCAACCAGGTCAGCCTGTATGCCCTGGAAGACTACCTGCGCAGCAGTGACAAGATCGCCGTGATGCACAACGCCGACGACGTCATTCTCGGCCCGGGCGACATTGGCTTCCTGCGCAAGGTGTTCGGCGAACGGCTGACCCTCTACCCCCATGGCGGCCATTGCGGCAACCTCAACTACCGCGTCAACAGTGACGCCATGCTGGAGTTCTTCCGTGGTTAA
- the minD gene encoding septum site-determining protein MinD — protein MAKILVVTSGKGGVGKTTTSAAIGTGLALRGHKTVIVDFDVGLRNLDLIMGCERRVVYDFVNVVNGEANLQQALIKDKRLENLYVLAASQTRDKDALTQEGVEKVLMDLKKDFEYVICDSPAGIEKGAHLAMYFADEAIVVTNPEVSSVRDSDRMLGILSSKSRRSENGEEPIKEHLLITRYHPERVVKGEMLSVADVEEILSIKLKGVIPESQAVLKASNQGIPVILDDQSDAGQAYSDAVDRLLGKEKPMRFIDVQKKGFFERIFGSK, from the coding sequence TTGGCCAAGATTCTCGTGGTTACTTCCGGCAAGGGGGGTGTGGGCAAGACCACTACCAGCGCCGCCATTGGTACCGGCCTCGCACTGCGCGGCCACAAGACCGTCATTGTCGACTTCGACGTGGGCCTGCGTAACCTCGACCTGATCATGGGCTGCGAACGCCGCGTGGTGTACGACTTCGTCAACGTGGTCAACGGCGAAGCCAACCTGCAACAGGCCCTGATCAAGGACAAGCGCCTCGAGAACCTGTACGTGCTGGCCGCCAGCCAGACCCGTGACAAGGACGCGCTGACCCAGGAAGGCGTGGAAAAGGTACTGATGGACCTGAAGAAGGACTTCGAGTACGTCATCTGCGACTCGCCGGCCGGTATCGAAAAAGGTGCTCACCTGGCCATGTACTTCGCTGACGAAGCCATCGTGGTGACCAACCCGGAAGTTTCGTCGGTACGTGACTCCGACCGCATGCTGGGCATTCTGTCGAGCAAGTCGCGCCGCTCCGAAAACGGTGAAGAGCCGATCAAGGAGCATTTGCTGATCACCCGCTACCACCCTGAGCGCGTCGTCAAAGGCGAAATGCTGAGCGTGGCCGACGTGGAAGAAATCCTGTCGATCAAGCTCAAGGGTGTGATCCCGGAATCGCAGGCCGTCCTCAAGGCGTCCAACCAAGGTATCCCGGTCATTCTCGATGACCAGAGCGATGCCGGCCAGGCCTACAGTGATGCGGTCGACCGCCTGCTGGGCAAAGAGAAGCCGATGCGCTTCATCGATGTACAGAAGAAGGGATTCTTCGAGCGCATTTTCGGGAGCAAATAA